A portion of the Pseudomonas koreensis genome contains these proteins:
- a CDS encoding phosphoribosylaminoimidazole carboxylase: protein MIFRLLLRGGALGAKFLLVLAITHYLGYEALGFYGVVVAASLIASKFYSVGFSSEINRLISVGGSSRRVVDKVLLLYLAVGLLLSVLTVLIYSLFQSMEATATLVLCVTLVLLTEHLSFEINSFVFSAQKATAGALLFFIKTGLWAVLAVGGMMLGWVAGIASVLWLWVAANALVIIAGYLIVVNVHKGREAAVLDTATVWKAGLPFYLGTGLIALSQYAERFLIIDLEPYASLGKYVYAWSAANTLQALSYAVVAVVGIPVLAKRFQADQQAFTVRQLFVNKWVMRSLAVSAVVAVAIYVFFNLLLNYVAASVPRPDNALLAVLIFSFALRAIGDIVWGGLIASKNSRVSLASAAICLLISVPVSYVLIEHYSIYGAAWGNVFAIVVQLGVIALLTRVTGAKKAALSWA from the coding sequence ATGATATTTCGGCTGTTGCTTCGCGGCGGAGCCTTGGGCGCGAAGTTCTTGCTGGTGTTGGCCATCACCCATTACCTCGGGTACGAGGCGCTGGGTTTTTACGGCGTGGTGGTCGCGGCTTCGCTGATCGCTTCGAAGTTCTACAGCGTCGGCTTCAGTTCCGAGATCAACCGGCTGATCAGCGTCGGCGGCAGTTCGCGGCGGGTGGTCGACAAGGTCCTGCTGTTGTACCTGGCGGTGGGGCTGTTGTTGTCGGTGCTGACCGTGCTGATCTATTCGCTGTTTCAGTCGATGGAAGCGACCGCTACGCTGGTCCTCTGCGTGACCCTGGTCTTGCTCACCGAGCATCTGTCGTTCGAAATCAATTCCTTCGTGTTCTCCGCACAGAAAGCCACCGCCGGCGCCTTGCTGTTTTTCATCAAGACTGGCTTGTGGGCGGTGTTGGCGGTCGGCGGCATGATGCTCGGCTGGGTCGCGGGCATCGCCAGTGTGTTGTGGTTGTGGGTCGCCGCCAACGCGCTGGTGATCATCGCCGGATACCTGATCGTGGTGAACGTGCACAAGGGTCGCGAGGCAGCGGTGCTGGACACCGCGACGGTGTGGAAGGCCGGGTTGCCGTTCTATCTCGGCACCGGTCTGATCGCCCTGAGTCAGTACGCCGAACGCTTTCTGATCATCGACCTGGAGCCCTACGCCAGCCTCGGTAAATATGTGTACGCCTGGTCAGCGGCGAACACTTTGCAGGCGTTGTCGTATGCGGTGGTGGCGGTGGTCGGCATTCCGGTGCTGGCCAAGCGTTTTCAGGCCGATCAACAGGCGTTCACGGTCAGGCAACTGTTCGTCAACAAATGGGTGATGCGTTCCCTCGCGGTCTCCGCGGTTGTCGCCGTGGCGATCTATGTGTTTTTCAATCTGCTGCTCAATTACGTCGCCGCCAGCGTGCCGCGTCCGGATAACGCGCTCCTCGCGGTGCTGATTTTCTCCTTCGCCTTGCGGGCGATTGGCGACATCGTCTGGGGCGGTTTGATTGCCTCGAAAAACAGCCGGGTGTCGCTGGCCAGCGCGGCGATCTGTCTGCTGATTTCCGTACCGGTCAGCTATGTGCTGATCGAGCATTACTCGATCTATGGCGCAGCATGGGGCAACGTTTTCGCCATCGTCGTGCAGCTTGGCGTGATCGCGTTATTGACCCGCGTCACCGGCGCGAAAAAGGCTGCGTTGTCATGGGCCTGA
- a CDS encoding polysaccharide pyruvyl transferase family protein: protein MNVTILHGYSASNSGDGLLVDLAIALVQRNFGEDTAINVVASDPESFSYLPHPRFDAPVMAAKGLGRVKQAVFLNQSYAGLAELLKKTDLIVGVGGGYMRSKSAFEHIKLKLGHAKQLETAILSKVPSVYLPQSIGPFHGESNKIVEHYASADAVFVRDNRSSAIFDACENVYRAPDLAVQSLAGKILQQPKFTRCAASPATVCVVLRKPPEWSKEKKVAYVANLKLLLQRLKNKSKVVCAVQSAVRGNDDGAFYRELGINEDLLSLKATIAKYQPDLVISVRLHGAIESLLSGVPAYHISYERKGFGAYQDMGVEDWVINGGDIDVDTIINTVYAPNALSNFGKRLTDTCREIEAKTVAMDEIIKGVVR from the coding sequence ATGAACGTAACGATTTTGCATGGCTACAGCGCGTCCAACTCCGGTGACGGTCTGCTCGTCGATCTGGCCATTGCTCTGGTGCAGCGTAACTTCGGTGAAGACACCGCAATCAATGTCGTGGCGTCCGATCCCGAGTCGTTCAGCTACCTGCCGCACCCGCGTTTCGATGCGCCGGTGATGGCGGCCAAAGGTCTGGGCCGGGTCAAGCAAGCGGTGTTTCTCAATCAGTCCTACGCCGGGCTCGCCGAGCTGCTGAAGAAGACCGATCTGATCGTTGGTGTCGGCGGCGGGTACATGCGTTCGAAGAGCGCGTTCGAGCACATCAAGCTGAAGCTCGGCCATGCCAAGCAACTGGAAACCGCGATCCTCAGCAAGGTGCCGTCGGTGTACCTGCCGCAGAGCATTGGCCCGTTCCACGGCGAGAGCAACAAGATCGTTGAGCATTACGCCAGCGCCGATGCGGTGTTCGTGCGCGACAACCGCTCTTCGGCGATCTTCGACGCTTGCGAAAACGTCTATCGCGCGCCGGATCTGGCGGTGCAGTCGCTGGCAGGCAAGATTCTCCAGCAGCCTAAGTTCACCCGCTGCGCCGCGTCGCCGGCCACCGTGTGCGTAGTGCTGCGCAAGCCGCCGGAGTGGAGCAAAGAGAAGAAGGTCGCTTACGTGGCCAATCTGAAACTGTTGCTGCAGCGTCTGAAGAACAAAAGCAAAGTGGTCTGCGCCGTGCAAAGCGCGGTGCGTGGCAACGATGACGGCGCGTTCTACCGTGAGCTGGGCATCAACGAAGACCTGCTGTCGCTGAAGGCAACCATCGCCAAATATCAGCCGGACCTGGTCATCTCGGTGCGTCTGCACGGCGCCATCGAATCGCTGCTCTCCGGTGTGCCGGCGTATCACATCAGCTACGAGCGCAAAGGCTTTGGCGCCTATCAGGACATGGGCGTCGAGGACTGGGTGATCAACGGCGGCGACATTGATGTCGACACCATCATCAACACCGTTTACGCACCGAATGCATTGTCGAACTTCGGCAAGCGCCTGACCGACACCTGCCGCGAAATCGAAGCGAAAACCGTGGCGATGGACGAGATCATCAAGGGTGTCGTTCGATGA